Sequence from the Pan paniscus chromosome 4, NHGRI_mPanPan1-v2.0_pri, whole genome shotgun sequence genome:
tgtggctagcatTACTAAGGAACTGGATTTTAATCGTATGTAATAGATTTAAATTCAGAATAGCCACATTTGACTAGTGGCTACAGTACTTAGACGGTGCCATTCTAGAGAGTCTGGGTGCATAGCCTGACACATGATCTTTTTGGATACTGTGTCTTCCCTTCCAAACCCTTCTAGCCCTAAAttgttctacaaaaaatactcagGATTTATGTAGGCCAGTGTTGGAATTTATAATCCCAGTAGTTTGCATTCTTCCTGAACAGGCAATAGAATAACACTTGCTGCTTTATGGCTTTTGAACCAGACTCTACTCTCGGATTTGATGGTCCACTCACAGACCGTTCACCTCCCTTTGTTGCCATGCCTCTGGCTCTGTTACAGGAATCTGTACAAATTGGCCCACTCCATATGCACTATAGTAAGCTGGATTCATGTGATATTTATTCCTTCCTCCCCAGGTTTGCTCTTCGTTTTATACGGCCTGACCCTCGCAGCCGGGTCACTGACCCCGTTGGGGACATTGTTTCATTTATGCATTCTTTTGAAGAGAAATATGGGAGGGCACACCCTGTCTTCTACCAGGGAACGTACAGCCAGGTCAGTGCCACAAACCATATAGATGCCAACTTACCGAAATGATTCTATCCTCAAAGGAAAGCATAGCCCAGCACTGATCATGTCCTTCTTGTACTCAAAAACCTTAATTAGCTCTTCACTGCTTACAGGGGGTGGTAATAAAAAAGACCAAACCTTTTAGCTGGCCCCTCTTTGATCTAATGCTGCCCTTCTTTTGAGGTCTTTTCTGCATAACTTATTTTACCATACCCTCAGTTCCAGCTGACTCATTCCCTGAACATAGTCTGTACTTGCCtacctctgtgcctttgctttTGCCGGTCCATCCACGTGGAATGCCTTCCTCACATTTTTGCTAATTGGAATCTTGCCAGTCCTTCAACTAGATTATGTCACTCCCCACTTACAGCTATCCCTGATTGTTGTGCCCTGTCCTGCCCTATCTCATCATCTAGAATACTAATCTTTCCCTTTGTTCTTccatagcttttaaaaattgatagcaattttatattctttcctATATCATTTGTGTTCGTGTCTAATCTCTGCTACCAGACTGAAAGCCCCTTGAAGGCAAAGCCTACATCTTCTTTGATCTCTCACAGAATTGAATAAGGACATAGACCATAGACTCAGGGTAGCACATATCATTCAACCTCAGCCATGTAGACCTTTGACTCAAGACCTCACCATTCAGGGGAGGAAAAATTAGAGTTCTGTGGGTGTTTGGTATATCTCTAGTTTGCCAGAGAAATACATAGAATTAACACTACAGGAATAGGGAAAACTATGGGAATGCTGTGGGAATAGGCAAAAGGGGGTTCTATTATGCAGCCTCCAGAATTCCTGAATCtatctggagaaagaaaaatgctcaCCCTTGCTTCCTGCTTTCATTTTCCCACATCTGCTTTTTATCATAGTCAGTCTCCTCGCCGGCTGTTCCACCACACTCAACAaaaactgagcacctactgtatgccaggcaatGTCCTCAGTGCTAGAGATACAGAGATGAGTGAGATGAGCACCTCCCGTGTACCCTCTCTGCTATGATCCTGAGGGTAGACCACCCTTGACCATGTCAGCAGTCGTACAGTGTAATGTGCTCAGGAGCACGCACATGCAGGAGCACGCACAGGAGTCTTGGGCACTAGCCTTGTCTTTGAAAGTCTTTTACACCCTATGCTCTTTAGAATGCCTTTGGATCGTACAGTCCATCATTCCTACTCGATATGTGGCCTGGGATCAGGGTTGTCTTCGCAGTTATTTTTTACTTACAAGGATGTTGTAGCTGTGAAGTAGAAAAATTCTCACCTCCCTTTCATATGGTCAGATTCTCCTGTTTTTATCTTCCTTAGACTGTGGGTGCAGCTGACTTTTCTGTGGTTTGTTGGGAACCTGTGTTTGTAAGCCTGTCTACTCTCGTGTGTCTGTTAAGTTTGAATCCTAACAACACTAAAACCTTTTCATTAAAGCTTGTTAGCGTGGAGTTTCTATAGGGAGAACAATGCCAGGGGTGTGAAGGTAGGAGCTCAGGAATTTTCTGATTTCTTGCTCaccttttttccttatttttccttttgttcctaaataCATAACTGTATCCATTAGGACCCTTAGCTTAAATATAAGCTCAAGGCACAGTCTTCTTAATAGTGAGTGACCTTCTCTTTCTCACAGGCACTTAACGATGCCAAAAGGGAGCTTCGCTTTCTTTTGGTTTATCTTCATGGAGATGATCACCAGGACTCTGATGAGTTTTGTCGGTAAGTGGAttgattattttccttctcttttctgacTCTTTCTGATGACAGTATGTAGTCAGCAAGTTGTTCTCATGTCCTTTTCATACCTTTCCACAGCAACACACTCTGTGCACCTGAAGTTATTTCACTAATAAACACTAGGATGCTCTTCTGGGCATGCTCTACAAACAAACCTGAGGGATACAGGGGTAAGTTATGTTTCTTCTGCCTCATTGAGATTGTTGGAGTATCTTTGGAATAGTCTGGAAAGACATGCCATGCCATTTATTACAAGTGTGTGTGTTCTGTGGTAGATACGATGCTACTTGCTGTTttatattgtctcatttaatcctctcagcaGTCCTGAGAGATGGGGGGTCATATTACCTTCACTTTATGGTTTAGGAAATAGGCTCAGAGAGTTCAAGCCACTGGCTGAAGATCACACAATtagcaagttttatttttttgtgtttttatttaattaattaaaaaaatttttttgagatggagtcttgctctgtcgcccaggctggagtgcagtggtgcgatcttggctcactgcaacctccgcctcctgggttcaagtgattgtcctgcctcagcctcctgagtagctggaactacaggcatgcaccaccacgcccagctaatttttttgtatttttagtagagatggggtttcaccatgtagcctcaaactcctggactcaagtgagcagcccacctcagcctcccaaagtgctgggattacaggtgtgagccactgcgccccgccatAATTAGCAAGTTGTAGCGTACGATCAGGTCTGCCAGATTCTAAAGCCCGTTCTTCACATTCAGCATTGCCAAAGCCTGCCACATTCATAGAAATACCCAGTCTTGGCTCGCAGCTTGCTTTTAATCTTAATGGGCTTTTTACTGAAGAGTTTATTCTTTTCATCAACGATTTTACCAGAGCCCTTGCATAGTGAGTCAGTTGTTTGAGTACCTTGAGTGCTGATATGGATTTGGAAAGTTCAGATCTTTGCTGACAATAACTCTTCTTTGGAGATAAGTATTTTTAGACAGTTGGTAAAAGATACGAGGGCATCCAGTGAGGAAAAATGTAGTCATTTTTGTGGCTACTTCTATCCAGCAACTTTTGAGTTTATATTAGCATGCCACATACTGTGCCATGTCTTGAGAACCAAAGATGTGGCAGATGTTGTCCCTGCATCCCAGAGTCTGAATCTTAAGCCTAATTGTTTTTAAACATCCAAATTCCTGCATGCGTTTTGCCATTCTAATATGGCTTTGCAGGGGGCAGAAGGGAGGTTGTGAATAGAAGGAaggtaaggattttttttttaatagaagtttATAAAATCTCTTATTTCACACCATAAGGAAAACATAGGTAAAACTCTGTTATGGTAAAAATCTTGGTCATTtggaaaccaattttttttttttttttttgagaccaagtcttactctgtcacccaggctggagtgcagtggtgcgatctcagttcactgcagcctccacctcccgggttcaagcgattctcctgcctcagcctcttgactatctggaattacaggcgcgtaccaccacaccctgctaatttttgtattttttgtagagatggggtttcattatgttggccaggctggtctcgaacccctgacctcaagtgatccaaccacctcggcctcccaaaagtgctaggattaaaggtgtgagctacCAGCCCAGCCTCAACTTTCTATTAATAAGCTTCTTTGGAACAGAAAAACTAACCTTTTTAAGGGTAGAGAAAAGTTATGTGGGGAGAAAGGATAAGGAAAggattaggcaagagaaaaaaaaatgatgatggaGATTATTATCAGTATCATCAGGCTGAGACTTGCAGCCTTGTGCCCTTTTAGGTTTGAGCCCTTGTACAGGGAAAAACTGTGCCAGATTCTTTATAGATCCTTTTCCTACCTTCAAGTAGACATTATCCTTAAACTCTGCAGCCTTCCCTGGCATCATCATAACAACCACACCGCCACCAGGAAAGCCTGTCCTATTCTAGTCAAGCACCTAGGGATAGGCATGCAAAttgataacaaaaacaaaagattacaAAACTGGGaggaactgggcatggtggcacactcctgtaatccctgcttctcaggaggctgaggtgggagggtcacttgagcccaggagttggagaccagcctgagcaacatagtgagaccctggctcaaaaaaagaaaagaaagaaactaggaGGCGGGGAAAAAGCAGAGACTAAATGATACCTCCCGTCTTCCCCAACCAGGATTAAAACAGTTCTCTCTCACTCATTGTGGAAAGTCTAAGGGTTGATCTTTTTCACCGTCAAGTCCTGCCCTTGATCTGTTGGGTCTTTTTGTCAGTCTCACAGGCTTTACGAGAGAACACCTATCCATTCCTGGCCATGATTATGCTGAAGGATCGAAGGATGACTGTGGTGGGACGGCTAGAAGGCCTCATTCAACCTGATGACCTCATTAACCAACTGACATTTATCATGGATGCTAACCAGACTTACCTGGTGTCAGAACGCCTAGAAAGGTACAAGAGAGTTCCCTTCTGGAACAGAGAGAGACCAGTTGTAAATTTGGAGGGCTGACCTCTGGGGCTCTACCAATCCTGACTTCTTCTGTGCATCAGGCCGCTATTAGCTTTTAGCTTTGCCCATTTATTgtcaaaatatttacatactttGACCTAAATTACTCTATATCAGGTAATCTGTTCTTAGAGATGTTCAAAATAAAGacaagggctgggtgcagtggctaacacctgaaatcctagcacgttaggaggctgaggcaggaggattacttgaatccagactgggcagcaaagcgagaccccatctctacaaaaaataagaaaaaattagccaggcatggtggtacatgcctgtagtcctagctgcttgggagcctgaggcaggaggattgcttgaggccaggagtttgaggcagcagtgagctctgattgtgcctctgcactccagcctggatgacagagcaggaccctgtctttaaaaaataataaatgaatgaataaacaaagacaGGCCTCTGTGCTCAAGAATGTATATTGTGGCATTTAGAATAGCTGAATATAATATAAAGAACTTCGATGtaaaaaaaaagtggaatggtTATAATTCCTCTCCATTACATAAGTTATGTACATTAATTATAGGAAatcctaaaaccacaaaaaagcaCAAGGAAGAAATTTAAGATCACTGATAATCCTACCACCACTTGAACattgttataaatttttttaattttatacacaACACACACCCCTATATACGTACACATTTATTTGTAGAATTGGGATAATACTTTTTTACAACCCTTCTTTATGTAAGAATATATCACGGCCTTTTCCCTCATCATTAAATATtctgccacattttaaaaattactgcatAACATTCCATTATCTAAATACATCATAATTTAACCAGGCCACTCTCGTTggatttttagattattttcggtttgttactattataattagcatataggGAGATAATTTTTTGCAATTTGTGATGGTTTCCttagattaaaatttaaattcctgGAAGTGCAGTTTCTGGGTGAGACAGTCAATATAAGTATATGTTAAGGCTCTTGATTTGTAATGCCAACTTGCCCTCAAGAAAGTTAAACAAACTTAAATTTTATGGAAAGTTTTTAATAACATGGGGACATGCTTGTTACATATTAGAAAAATGCAGAATCAGGCCGAGCAtgttggctcatacctgtaatccgagcatttcgggaggctgaggtaagaagattgcttgaactcaggagtttgaggtcagcccgggcaacatggtgaaaccctatctctacaaaaaatacaaaaattagctaggcgtggtggcacacgcctgtaagctgaggtggcaggattgctttagcctaggaggttgaggctgcagtgagtcatgatcgcaccactgcactctagcctgggtgacaggctagccctgtctccaaaaaaaaagaaaaatgcaagatCAAAATCCTGTAAATATAGCGTTATTTTAACTGTGTAAAAAAATGTATAGAACAGGAAACTTTCCGAGGTAACTGAAATGTTCTGTCTTGATTGGAGTGGTGATTACATGGTTACATTTATCAAAattcattgaattgtacatttaagatctgtgcatttcactgcatgtaaattttatcttaatttttaaagataaaatctgTTCAACTATTTTGATTGGCTAAATATTTTGgctaagagaaaacaaatttgttGGAGAGAAAATAGGAGATATGCCAAATGTTATAATGTTTTATCTTTGATTAGTGATTCTCTGAATAACTCTGAAAACTACATTTTCAGATCTGCTACAATGTGtgtatggatatatatgtgtgtgttttggttttaAGAGATCAGTACAAAAATGCAGTCACCCAAAATGGTATTTACTTGTAAAATATGATATTGATGATCCCTTCATAATAACAGTACTGTGTCACATTTGTTAGAATTAGgggaaaagttttattttaaaagaggagaggaaagcttgctgtttccttttctgccaaATTAAACTGAGAAAAAAGGTGGCTTATTCAGATTCTGCCACGCTCTGCTTTTGGAATCCCTTATGGCAGTGTGAAATCGTCATCTGCTAAGAATATCAacatttttacacacacacacacagagaagatTTCAATATAAGAAAACACAGAACTTTGTGAGAgtgctgtttttcttctcttgcttttgATCTATTCACAGGGAAGAAAGAAACCAGACCCAAGTGCTGAGACAACAGCAGGATGAGGCCTACCTGGCCTCTCTCAGGGCTgaccaggagaaagaaagaaagaaacgggAGGAGCGGGAGCGTAAGCGGcggaaggaggaggaggtgcaACAGCAAAAGTTGGCAGAGGAGAGACGGCGGCGGGTAATGGACGTGTGGCTTTGCTCCCTGTGGTTCCCAAACTGCCGAGACTTTGCCATCTTGGCCTtaagtgtgaaaggaaaaaatgatagcCACCTTAAACAgactaagagggaaaaaaaaaaggaaaaaggaaagaaaaaattacaacatGTTGGGATTAGGGgtgatttaaatttttcataccatttaaatattcattcttttttaaataaaaatttaaaaaaagagacgggctttgccatattggccaggctgctctcgaactcctgacctcacatgatctgcctgtcttggccttccaaagtgttgggattacaggcgtgagccaccatgcctggccctaaataTTCATTCTTAATACCAGTATTAGCTGATTTGGCATTTTACtcattatctttttgtttttgttttgttttgttgttgttgtttttgttcccTAGCAATCAGACTGAgatatacattatcttatttgattATGTATTACCGCTTACCTATAACCAGTGTCTTTTagccatttccttttatttcttttttttttaagagacagggtctcactgtgttgcccaggctggagtgcagtggctattcaccaGTGCAATCATGGCACACTACACCctgaaactcttgggcttaagaaGTCCTGCtgtggcctctcaagtagctggaactacaggcacataccatggCACCCTGCTCCCTTTCCcctttttctcaaataaataccTAGACATAATAAAGAATACATGAGATGCAATTGTACTTTAAATTTAGGTTGTTTTTGACTATTCCTGAGAGGTTTTTCTTAGAATACTTAgtcattaatttttcttctgaCGACTGCGTAATAAAGCTACATGgtcattgtatttatttcttgagCTGTAGCCTCACCTTTGCTTTGTGTCTCTGCAGAATTtacaggaggaaaaggaaaggaagttgGAATGCCTGCCCCCTGAACCTTCCCCTGATGACCCTGAAAGTGTCAAGATCATCTTCAAATTACCTAATGATTCTCGAGTAGAGAGACGATTCCACTTTTCACAGTCTCTAACAGTAAGGACCACCTAAGTTCTGTGAAGTGTATGTAGCATCTGGGCTATAGATTTGGAGCTTTTACTGACTCTTGAGAGTGGTGTTGGTGTATCTGCTGCTCTGATGAacagggaacagagagagagagagagagagagatgggtatGCCATCTGTGGACACCAGGAAGAGTACCGTGGACTGCTGTAGGCTCCTTCAGTTCTAGCTTCCAACTCAAagcaatttttaagtttttgtttaatTATGTTTCGGCTCTGCTAAGAAAAAAAGGTACCTTACATAAGTCCCTCAAAAGACTTGTGTGTTTGAAGATGGGAGGCTCTTCCATGCTGTCTTCCTGCATTGGCTTCAGAATCCCACCAGAACCCCTGCTCTGTAGGAAAAGCTCTGTCTCCAGTGACCTAAAAGCACTGAAGTGACATATCTGAATATAAGTGCACTTGCAGTTTGGATGcagttgtctctctctttctactCAGCCCAAAGGAAGCCCCATTTTCTGAGGCTACTTTATGTATATGATAGCCATGTGATAGTGTTTGTCATTTCCACATGGAAGTCATTAAAAGCAGAAACTCAAGAGCCTCACAGCATGAGGATCAAATTTTCATTCTTCCAGGGTTACTAGATGTGTTTCCTTGGTcagtttatttaatttctaagcctcaatttcttcatctgtaaaatgggtttacTAATAGGTATGGCTGGGCCccgtgctcatgcctgtaatcccagcactttgagaggtcgaggtaggtggatcatttgaggtcaggtgtttgagaccagcctggccaacatggtgaaacctcgtctctactaaaaatacaaaaattagctgggcgtggtggcacgtgcctgtaatcccagctactcgggaggctgaggcaggagaatcacttgaacccgggaggcggaggttgcaatgagccaagattgcagcactgcactccagcccaggcaacagagagagaccctgtaaaaaaataaaaataaaaataaaaataataataataggcactCCCTAGTAGGATTGTTGTTAGAATTAAATTCTTAACATTGTGCCTGGCTCCTAGTAAGTGCTTAAATACTAACTACTATTTTTGGTATTTGTAaccaaaagaaaatttatttaaactgAGAGTCAGTATGTTGCCTTTCCAAATTTATAGCTATAGTGGATTCTGCAGTTTCCCTGATCACTCAGAATAATCAAGGGTAAACCTCATAATTAAAAGAGGATGCACTGTAGTCAGGTGAGGCTGGGTAGTACATTCATTGCTTCTGCTTGTTTAACTGGACAACATTGGGCAAGTTGCAAAATTCTACAGGGCCTCAGATTTCCCATTAGTGAACTAGAACTGTAATCTGCCCTCTGATAAGTTTAAACTGAACATAGGTATGTCACGCAGTGAGCTAGATACTCTAGGGATCATTTAGATGAGTGAGACATGGTTTTGGAATTCATGGAGCTTATTGGCCAGTACAGAATGTAAGACTCAGAGAACTAATACAGAATTAAAGTTATGAAACATTTTGTTAAGAGAGAAGCAAATAGTttccttgttttatttctctctcgtttatgcatttatttatattgGGGGAAGTGCTTATGTCTCtaactttgtttgttttgagacagagtttcgccttGTCACCctagctggattgcagtggcactgtcccagctcactgcaacctctgcctcctgggttcaagcaattctcctgcctcagcctcccgagtagctgagattacaggaagccgccaccatgcctggcttatttttgtattttttttttagtagagatggggtttcaccatgttggtcaggctggtctcgaactcctaacctcaagtgatccacccacctcggcctcccaaagtgttgggattataggcgtgagccactgcacctggccccatgtCTCTaactttggatttttaaattgagataacGTGGATGTGCCTCACACAGTATCCACCATGTAGTAGGTGGTTATTAGCGttaatttccttctcctgctgtCCCATTTCTTAACTATGGGTTTGTGTATGTATTTTAGCTTTCATGTTCACTAGCAATTTTGCTATTGTACACACGAATTACATGGAATTTCTACCCTAAAAATTCTGATAGATAAAACTATATATGAAAAACCtaggccaggcgttgtggctcatgcctataatcccagcactttgggaggccgaggcaggcggatcacctgaggtcaggagttcaagaccagcctgaccaacatggagaaaccctgtctctactaaaaatacaaaattagccgggtgtggtggcgtgtgcctgtaatctcagctacttgggaggctgaggcaggagaaatgcttgaacgcaggaggcagaggttgcggtgagccgagatcatgccattgcactccagcctgggcaacaagtgtgaaactctggctcaaaaaaaaaaaaaaaagaatgaaaaacctAACAAAAATTTACTCTCCTGAGAGTTTTGGAGGAAAAATCTGTTAGAACTGTGGAACAGAATAGGCTTGTGGCCAAAAGGGAACCAACCATTCATTAACTATTTGATCCTTGAAGACTTTTAAATGGGTTCCTCActaaaagctgttttttaaaaaagagtatcggctgggcgtggtggctcatgcctgtaatcccagcacttttgggggctgaggcaggcggatcacaaggtcaggagttccaaaccagcctggccaatatggtgaaacgccgtctttactaaaaatacaaaaattagctgggtgtggtggcgggtgccagtagtcccagctactcgggaggctgaggcaggagaattgcttgaacccgggaggcagtggttgcagtggaccgagactgcaccattgcactccagcctgggcgacagagtgaggctgtgtctcaaaaaaaaatgaataaaataaataaaaataaaaaagagtatcATGGCCACATGAGATTAGTCTAAGAGAAATGCTTGGTCATAAATGGGTCTTAGAGATGGAAAGAAGTGTGTAATGTAGCAGTGCCCTGGTGGTGCTGGCCTGGAATTTAACATTCACAGAGATAATTACATAAGACCAAATAATGCTATAGTGTTTTTTTAGTACCCTTAAAGACCttgtgttggctgggtgcagtggctcatgcctgtaatcccagcactttgggaggctgaggtgggcggatcaccaggggtcaggagtttgagagccgcctggccaacatggtgaaaccccatctctactaaaaatacaaaaattagccaggcatgatggcgtgggcctgtaatcccagctactcaggaggctgaggctgcagaatcgcttgaacctgggaggcggaggttgcagtgaatggagatcgtgctattgcactccagcctgagtgaaaagagcaaaatgctgtctcaaaaaaaaaaagaccttgtaTCACCTTCCTGTGAACTTGGTCCTTTATAAGTAATCTCCAGGAGTGACAGATTTGTAGGTAATGCTCAGCTCTGGAAAGTAGTGCAATGCTAAGATAAAAGGGGTATGCTGCAGAAAAATCTCCAGGTCCCATGAGTGGTCATAAAAGAGGCAGCTGACTTTGTTTTAAACAAATGTATAAGAGATAAAGCCCAGAACTAATTTTTCTGTCCATTGCAAATCAAAAGGGACCTCTAGTAGTAATGTAATCTGTTTCCTGATGGTTATCAACCCTTTGCCATTAGTAATAAAAAATGccggctgagtgcggtggctcatgcctgtaataccagcactttgggatgccaaggcaggtggatcacttaaggccaggagttcaagaccagcctggccaacatggtgaaatccagtctctactgaaaatacaaaaattagccaggcgtggtgacatgcacccgtaatcccagctactccagaggcggagacagaagaatggcttgaacctgggaggcagaggttacagtaagccgagatcgtgccactgtactccagcctgggcgacagagtgagactgcatctcaaaaaaaaaaaagaaaaacaaaagccaagtTTGTACAAGTGTTAGGTATTCTCAAGCagagattaaaaagaaatcagaaagtatttttttggccaggcatggtggttcacgcctctaatcccagcactttgggaggccgagaggggtgggtcacctgaggtcaggagttcgagaccagcctaatgaaaccctgtctctggccgggcttggtggctcacgcccatagtcccagcctactttgggaggccaaggtgggtagatcacgaggtcaggagttcgagaccagcctggccaacatggtgaaaccccatctctacaaaaaacacaaaaattagctgggcatggtggtgcgcgcctgtagtcactgctgctcgggaggctgaggcaggaaaatcgcttgagcccaggaggcagaagttgcagtgagccgagatcctgccactgcactccaacctgggcaacagagcaagactccatctcaaaaaaaaaaggtatttttttcaCTCATATTGGTTTCATACCAAGAATACTTGGTGTAAGTCTAATTGATGCATGTTAAGAAAGAGTGAACATTAATGGGAATTgcaaagagagaaggaaactgaaaacGAGTTAGGTTGATAGACTAAAATATGAGAAGTTTATACAATCATGAATGGATTAGATAAGAGGAACATGGATTTACTATTTAAATTCTGGATTATAGCCCTTTAAAAATCCCTGAagagggcaacatggcaagactgtctctacaaaaaattttaaaagttaaccaGGCGGTGTTGGACCTGTGTTatcccacttacttgggaggctgaagcaggaggattgcttgaacctgggaggtcgaggctgcagtgagtcgtgtttgcaccactgcactccagcctgggcgacagagcgagacctgtctgggaaacaacaacaaaaaaaagttcccTAGAGCAGTAAGTTTAAGAAATGAAGGACTGCTTTACACAGAGGGGTATAAAACCCAGAGAATTCATCATTTTGAGAGgtgtatcaaaaagaaaatggaatagattcctcccaaaaaggaaaaataacttgaATGGCATGTTCATCATCTTTGGGGTTGATCTGAATGAGGTTGGCAGAATTGTTGTTAGAAGTAGAATGCTAGATGGAGAGGCCACAGAGCAGGGACAGGGAGAGATGACAGTGGCCTGTTCCACAGGCATCTCACACACAGTTTAAGTTTTAGCATCATGGACTCTCCTAATACTGCCTCCCTTCTCACTAAGGATTTTAACTGTGCCTTGTCAGAGCCAGAGCAGGGTAAGGAGGGCATTCCCACAGACAGGAGATTCATAT
This genomic interval carries:
- the FAF2 gene encoding FAS-associated factor 2 isoform X1; this encodes MAAPEERDLTQEQTEKLLQFQDLTGIESMDQCRHTLEQHNWNIEAAVQDRLNEQEGVPSVFNPPPSRPLQVNTADHRIYSYVVSRPQPRGLLGWGYYLIMLPFRFTYYTILDIFRFALRFIRPDPRSRVTDPVGDIVSFMHSFEEKYGRAHPVFYQGTYSQALNDAKRELRFLLVYLHGDDHQDSDEFCRNTLCAPEVISLINTRMLFWACSTNKPEGYRVSQALRENTYPFLAMIMLKDRRMTVVGRLEGLIQPDDLINQLTFIMDANQTYLVSERLEREERNQTQVLRQQQDEAYLASLRADQEKERKKREERERKRRKEEEVQQQKLAEERRRRNLQEEKERKLECLPPEPSPDDPESVKIIFKLPNDSRVERRFHFSQSLTVIHDFLFSLKESPEKFQIEANFPRRVLPCIPSEEWPNPPTLQEAGLSHTEVLFVQDLTDE
- the FAF2 gene encoding FAS-associated factor 2 isoform X2, which codes for MAAPEERDLTQEQTEKLLQFQDLTGIESMDQCRHTLEQHNWNIEAAVQDRLNEQEGVPSVFNPPPSRPLQVNTADHRIYSYVVSRPQPRGLLGWGYYLIMLPFRFTYYTILDIFRFALRFIRPDPRSRVTDPVGDIVSFMHSFEEKYGRAHPVFYQGTYSQALNDAKRELRFLLVYLHGDDHQDSDEFCRNTLCAPEVISLINTRMLFWACSTNKPEGYRVSQALRENTYPFLAMIMLKDRRMTVVGRLEGLIQPDDLINQLTFIMDANQTYLVSERLEREERNQTQVLRQQQDEAYLASLRADQEKERKKREERERKRRKEEEVQQQKLAEERRRRVIHDFLFSLKESPEKFQIEANFPRRVLPCIPSEEWPNPPTLQEAGLSHTEVLFVQDLTDE